ACGCGCCCACCCCGACCCGCACCCCACCGACGCGCCACGGCGCGGCCCGCACCCCAACCACAACGGCAAACACCGCAAACAAGGACTCTCGATCCAGGTCCTGACCGACCGGCGAGGCCGACTGCTCGCCGTCCTCCCACCCCTGCCCGGCCGCACCCACGACAGCCGCGCCTACCGCCTCTCCGGCCTGGCCGACCTGCTGGCCACCACCGTCGTGATCGGCGATCTGGGCTACCAGGGCACCGGCGTGACCACCCCACGCCGCAAACGCCCCGGCCACACCCGCCACACCCCCACAGACCAGGCATGGAACACCCTGCTCGCCCGGCACCGGTGGCCCGTCGAACGCGCCATCGCCCACCTGAAGAACTGGAAAATCCTCGCCACCGGCTACCGCGCCCGCCTGGCCGAACTCCCCACCATCATCCGCATCGTCACCAACCTCGAGCACTACCGCCTGAGCCGATGACTTCTGAATAACGCTCGAGGACTCGCGCGGGTTAGTTGGAGGTGAGGATCAGGGGGGTGAAGGGGGTTTGGTCGGCGGACATGGGGACCTGGAAGCGTTGGGCCAGGTAGGAGGCGATGTCGTGGAAGAGGGGGGCCGCGGTCATGCCGCCCTTGGTGGGGCGGTCGAGCATGATGCCCACCACGAAGCGCGGGTTGTCGGCGGGGAAGATGCCCGCGAAGGTGATCCAGTGGTCGGAGTAGGAGTAGCAGCTGCACTTGGGGTCGACCTGCTGCGCCGTGCCGGTCTTGCCGCTGACCTGGTAGCCCGGCAGCGCGGCCTGCCAGCCCGTCCCGCTCTGCTGCTGCGGCGCCTTCTGCACCACGGCCCGGAACATGTCGCGCACGGTCTTGGCCGTCTGCGGTGAGACCACCTGCACGCTCTCCGGCCGCGGCGTCTCCTTGCGGGTGCCGTCGGCCGACACCTCGGCCCGGATGACCCTCGGCGGGATGCGCACGCCGTCGTTGGCGATGGCCTGGTACATGCCGGTCATCTGCAACAGCGTCATGCTCAGGCCCTGGCCGATCGGCAGGTTGCCGAACGTCGAGCCGGACCACTGGTTGCGCGGCGGCACGTAGCCGGGCTCCTCGCCGGGCAGCCCCGACTGCGTGCGCTTGCCCAGGCCGAACTTGCGCAGCATGTCCGAGAACCGGTCCGGCCCCACCTGCTGGGCGGTCATCAGGGTGCCGACGTTGGACGACTTGGCGAACACGCCGGTGAAGGTCATGTCCAGCACCTCGTGCTCGGTGGCGTCCTTGATCAACCGGTCCGCGACCTTGATCCGGTCGTCGACCTGGAGCACGCTGTCCGGCTGGTAGATCCCGTCCTCGATGGCCGCCGCCGCGGTCACCACCTTGTTCACCGACCCGGGCTCGAACACCGACGAGACCGCGACGTTCCGCATCTGCTCCTCGGTGGCCTTGCCGAAGTCGTTCGGGTCGAACGTCTTGTCGTTGGCCATCGCCAGGACCTCGCCGGTCCGGCTGTCCAGCACCACCGCGGAACCGGTGCGCGCGCCCGTGTCCTGCGTGTACCGGGTGACCATGCGCTGCAACGCGTACTGCGTGTCCACGTCCAGCGTCAGCTCCAGGCTCTTGCCGGGCGTGGCCGCGGCCAGCTCGCGCGAGCGGTCCGGGCCGGGGATGACCACGTCGTCGTTGCCCTGCATGGTGTCGACGATGCGCCGCCCGTTCTTGCCGGCCAGCAGGTTGTCCTGCGAGTTCTCCAACCCCATCAGGCCGTGCGTGGCGGGCGGCTCCTCGTTCTTGCGCCAGTTCGCCGCGCCGATGATGTTCGACGCCAGGTCGCCGTTGGGGTACACGCGCACCGCCCGGTACTCCGAGCCGATGTCGTCGTACTTGTCGGTGATGACCGCGGCCTTGGCGGGCTCGACGTTGTCCACCAGCTCCACGTAGGTGGTGTCGCGGGACAGCTTGGCGAAGACGGTGTCGCGGTCGGTCTTCTGACCGCCGACCTCCTTGCCCAGCGTCTGCTCGACGAACGCGGCGATGTCGGCGATGCGCTGCTCGAAGCTGCCGATCTTCGGGTTGTCCTCCATCGCCTTGGCCCAGTTCGAGCGCATGATCCGCGGCACGGCGTACAGGGCGCGCGCCTCGACGCTGAACGCGAGCTGGTTGCCGTTGCGGTCCAGGATCGAGCCGCGCTCGGCCGGGATGTCGATGGGCGTGGCGCGCTGCTGCTCGGCCTGCGCGGACAGCGCCTCGGCCTGGAAGCCCTGCACCTGCACCAGCTTCACGCCCGCCGCGAGCAGCGCGCCGACCAGCAGCAGCCGGCCGACCGCCAGGCGCACCCGGCTGTTGCCCCGCCGCTTGGGTGCCGCACCGCGCACGGACAACGGGCGTCGTGCGGGTCTGCCCCGGCTGGGCCCCGGCATCACTGACCTCCTGGTACCGACTGCTCCGTCTGCTGCCCCGAGGCGGGCGGCTGCCCCGAAGTGGGCTGCTGGCCCGACGCGGGCGGGGTGGTCGTCTGCTGCGCCGCGGTCGTGGTGGGCGGCGCGGACGAGGTGCTGGGCGGCGGGGGCGGCTCGACCGCCGACGGCGTGCCGTGCACCTCCACCGTGCCGTCCGGCAGTTGGCGCAGCCACGCCGGGTCGCCGGCGGGCAGCATCCCGAGCTTCGCCGCGGCCGCGGCCAGCTCCAGCGGCGACTCCGCCATGGCCACCTCGCGCCGCAGCTGCTCGACCTGCCGCGCCAGCCTGGTCTCCTCGGCCCGCGCGTCCTGGAGCCGGTAGGAGTCCGCGGTCGCCTGGGTGGACAGCCACATGATCGCCGCGATGCCCACGCCGAGCACGACCATCACCATCACCACGAACGGCGCCTTGGGCGCGGGCGCGGACTGCCGCGTCACCGCCGGCCCGCGCCGGGGCGAGGTGCGCTGCGCCCGCCGCGCGTAGGCCCGCTCGACGGCCGCCGAGCGGCGCCGCTCCGGCGGCACCGCGCGCAGCGCGCGTTCCCGCGGCTTCGCGGACCTGCCCGGCTTCGGCGACGCGCCGCCGCCGGTTCGTGCCGGCGCGGTCACGTCGCCTCCCGGATGCGTTCCGCCGCCCGCAGCCGGACCGGGGCGGACCTGGGGTTCTCCTCGACCTCCCGCTCGGTCGCCTGCTCGGCGCCGCGCGTCACCAGCCGCAGCTCCGGTCCGTGACCGGGCAGCTCGACCGGCAGGTCCTGGGGTGTCCTCGAGGCGGCCAGCGCGGCGAACGCGCGCTTGACCATCCGGTCCTCCAGGGACTGGTAGGACTCCACCACGATGCGGCCGCCGACGGCCAGCACCGACAGCGCCGCGGGCAGCGCGCGCCGCAGCGACTCCAGCTCCTCGTTGACCTCGATGCGCAGCGCCTGGAACGTCCGCTTGGCCGGGTGGCCGCCGGTGCGCCGGGTCGCCGCGGGCACCACCGCGTACAGCAGCTCGACCAGCCGCCCGCTGGTGGTGAACGGCTCGCGCGCCCGCTCCCGCACCACGGCCGAGGCGATCTTGCGGGCGAACCGCTCCTCGCCGTAGTCGCGCAGGATCCGGGCCAGGTCGTCGGCGGAGTAGGTGTTGAGCACGTCGGCCGCGGTCGGCCCGGTGCCCGCGCTCATCCGCATGTCCAGCGGCGCGTCCTTGGCGTAGGCGAACCCGCGCTCCTGCGCGTCGAGCTGGAGGGAGGACACGCCGAGGTCCATCAGGATGCCGTCGACCCTGGCGCCGCCGACCGCCTCGGCGATGCCGTCGTAGGTGGTCTGCACGAACGTCACCCGGTCGCCGAAGGGCGCCAGCCGCCGCCTGGACAGCTCGATGGCCTGCGGGTCGCGGTCCAGGCCGATCAGCCGCACCCGCGGGTGGGCGCGCAGGACCGCCTCGGAGTGCCCGCCCAGGCCGAGCGTGCAGTCGACGAACAGCGCGTCCCGGTCGGCCAGCGCGGGGGCCAGCAGGTCGAGGACGCGGTCGAGCAGCACAGGCACGTGCCGCGCCCGCTCCACCACGAACCCTCCCTGGATCGGTCCCCCTCCTCACGTCAAGCCAAGACGAAAATTCGGGTGCAGTCAGGTCCCCGCCCGCCCGTCGGACCTGGCGCCGGGGAAGGTGCGCCAGGGCCGAAAGCCGAGCGGACCGAGGCCAAACGGCACCCGAAACCTCGAACGAACGACCGTGCTGAAACCACAGCCGGGCTGAACCCGCAACCGGGCTAGAACAGCCCCGGGAACACCTCCTCGCGCGTCTCCGCGTACCGCTGCTCGTGCTCGTCCATGTAGCGCTGCCATGCCTGGGCGTCCCAGATCTCCAGCCGGTTGATCGCGCCGATGACCACGCACTCCTTGGTCAGCCCCGCGTACCGGCGCAGCTCCGGGGCGATCAGGACCCGGCCCTGGCCGTCCGGCCGCTGCTCGTCGGTCCCGGAGAACAGGTAGCGCTGGTAGGCGCGGACCGCCTCGTTGGTGAACGGAGCCTCCGCCACCTTGCGCGCCATCTGCTCGAACTCGGCCCGGGGGAACACGTAGAGGCAGTGGTCCTGGCCCTTGGTGACCATCAGACCCCCCGCTAGCGCGTCCCGGTACTTGGCAGGCAGCGTCAGCCGGCCCTTGTCGTCCAGCCTCGGGTGGTGCGTGCCCAGGAACACGGCGACCCACCTCCCGGTGCCGGAACGCATGTCCGAACCGGCGGCGGGGCCCCCGTCTGCCCCACCGGCCGCCACAGTACCCCACTTTTCACCACAGTCAACGCTGAACCGGGTGGTTGATCGACCCGCCGCTCGACGTTTCCGCAGGTAGAGCGAAGATGGCGGCGGTGGAGGGCGGTGGGGGAAGTTGACCGGCACCACCTCGCCGAGTGAGCCGAACCGGGCCGAAATCCACCCGAACAGCCCAACGAAATCGGGCAAAACAGCGTCTTCGGGGACTCGGGTGGGGGATCGTGGCGGGGCGGTGGTGGAAGGTGGTGGGGCGGCGGCGAGGCGACGGTGGGACGGTAGCCGGGCCGGCGGCGGAGGGCAGTCCGGGCGGGTGTCGCGGCGGCCGGGTCGTGGCGGGCGGCGGGAGCCGTCGGCCGGGTCGTGACGGGTGGCGGGGAATAGCGGCGGCCTCGGCGGCCGGATCGTGTCGAGTCGGTGGCGGAACGTGATAGAGCCGCCGGTGGACCGGGTATCCGCAGCATTCGTGGAAACCGGCAGCGCGAAACTGTTCAATCGGTGTGGGGCGCTTCGCCCCGGTTTGACACACTGCGTGAAACGCTCACCGCCACCGCGAACCGGTCGCGGGAGGGCCGCGCCCTGCTCCAGGAGGTCGAGTGACTCCGAGTACCCAGCCAGCCGCCCTGCCCGAGCACTCCTACGGGGGCGGCGGCGGACCGGCGAACCACGTGAACAACGTGCACGCGCCCGGTGCCGCCCACCCCCAGCAGGGGCAGCAGGTCAGGACCGACGAGGTGCTCGCCGAGCTGCACGCGGTGGTCGGGCGGATCGCCGCGAACGTGGAGAAGGTGATCGTCGGCAAGCCCGACGTGGTGCGGGTCGCGCTGGTCACCCTGCTGGCCGAGGGCCACCTGCTGGTCGAGGACGTGCCCGGCGTGGGCAAGACGTCGCTGGCCAAGGCGCTGGCCCGGTCGATCGACTGCACGGTCAGCCGCATCCAGTTCACGCCCGACCTGCTGCCCAGCGACATCACCGGTGTGTCGATCTACAACCGGCAGGACAACGACTTCGAGTTCCGCCCCGGCCCGGTGTTCGCCAACATCGTGGTGGGCGACGAGATCAACCGCGCCTCGCCGAAGACCCAGTCCGCGCTGCTGGAGTGCATGGAGGAGCACCAGGTCACGGTCGACGGGCAGACCTACCCGCTCGGCTCGCCGTTCATGGTGATCGCCACGCAGAACCCGATCGAGATGGAGGGCACCTACGCCCTGCCCGAGGCGCAGCGCGACCGGTTCACCGCCCGCGTGTCCATCGGCTACCCGGACCCGCAGGCCGAGCTGGCCATGGTGGACGAGCACGCGGGCCACGACCCGCTGGCCGAGCTGCGCCCGGTGTCCGACGGCGAGCAGGTGCGCAAGCTGGTCCACGCGGTGCGGCGGGTGCACCTGTCCCCCGAGGTCCGCCGGTACGCCGTCGAGCTGGTCGGCGCCACCCGGCGGCTGCCGGAGCTGCGGCTGGGCGCGTCGCCGCGGTCGACGCTGCAGCTGGTGCGGGCCGCGCGGGCGCAGGCGGCGCTGGCCGGGCGCGACTTCGTGGTGCCCGACGACGTGCACGCGGTGGCCGTGCCGGTGCTGGCCCACCGGCTGGTGCTGACCGCGGAGGCGTCCGCGGCCCGCCGGTCGCCCGCCGACCTGGTGCGCAACCTGGTCCAGCGGGTGCCGGTGCCGACCGCGGCGCTGGACCCGGCGGGCCAGTTCCTCAACCACGTCAACCCGAACCACCGCTGACGTGCGGGGCGCCCTGTCCGGCCTGACCACCAGGGGCCGGTGCCTGCTCGCGGCCGGGTTCGCGGCCGGCCTCTGCGCGATCGTGCTCAACGAGCGCGACCTGCTGCGCGTGGCGGTCTTCGTGGTGGCCCTGCCGCTGCTGGCGGCGTGGCTGGCGCAGCGGGCCCGGGTGGGCCTGCACGCGAACCGGCAGCTGCACCCGAGCCGGGTCCAGGTGGGCTCGGCGGCGGACGTGCGGGTCGAGCTGCGCAGCGCCGGCCGGCTGCCCACGGGCGGCCTGCTGCTGGAGGACGCGGTGCCGTACGCGCTGGGCGCGCGCCCGCGGTTCGTGGTGGAGCGGCTGCCGCGCAACACGGTGACCGCGCTGCGCTACCAGCTCAAGCCGGTCATGCGCGGTGTCCAGCAGGTCGGGCCGCTGCTGGCGCGGATCACCGACCCGTTCGGGCTGGCCGAGTTCGACCGGGAGATGGCCGGTCGCAGCCGGCTGGTCGTGGTGCCGCGGGTGGTGCCGCTCAACGGGCTGCCCGGCGGTTCCGGCATGGGCTCCGGCGACGACGGCTCGATCCGGCTGCGCGCCGGGCAGGGCGAGGACGACGCCGTGGTGCGCCCGTACCGGCACGGCGACGACCTGCGGAAGGTGCACTGGCGCTCGACCGCGCGGCGCGACGAGCTGATGGTGCGCGTGGAGGAGCGGCCGTGGCGCGGCGGCACGACCGTGCTGCTGGACCACCGGCTGGCCGCGCACCGCGGCGGCGGGCCCGGCGCGAGCCTGGAGTGGGCGGTGTCGTTCGCCGCGTCCGTCTGCCTGCACCTGCACCGGTACGGCCACCAGGTGCGCCTGGTCGGCGACGACGGCCGGGTGCTGGCGGGCGGTCCGGGCGACTCCGGGTACAGCGACGCGGTGGTGCTCGACGCGCTGGCCGCGCTCCAGCCCTCGCACCGGCGCGAACCGGCGGTGGGCGACCCCGGCGCGGGTCAGGAGGTCATCGCGGTGCTGGGCGGCTGCACACCGGCGGCGGTCGACGCGCTGGTGCGCAACCGGCCGCGCGGGATGCGCAGCCTGGCGGTGGTGCTGGACGTGGCGGCGTGGGCGTCGTCGTCGGAGGACCCGGCGCCGAGCGCGGACGACGCGCGGCAGCTGCTCGCCACCGCCGGGTGGGGCGTGGTCGTGGCGCGACCGAACACGCCGATGGGTCAGGTCTGGCAGGAGCTGTGCCACAGCGCGGGCAACCGCGGCCCGGTGGTGCGCACGGAGGTGGGCTGAAGGTGACCGGCAGGACCGCGGTGCGACCGGGCGGCAACTGGGTGGTGAGCAGGACGCCCGCCGTCGCCGGCCTGGCGACCCTGTGCGCCGCGACCGCGCTGACGAGCGTGATCTCGGGCGTGCTGTGGCTGGTGTACCTGGCGGTGACGGTCGCCGTGGTCGGCGGGGCGGGCGTGCTGCTGCGCGCCACCCGCAGGCTGCCGGGGCCGCTGGTGGTGGCGGGCCAGGTGTTCGCGCTGCTGTGCCTGCTGGTGACGATCTTCACGCGCAGCGGCGTGCTGGTGTTCCTGCCGGGTGCGCAGTCGCTGTCCGACCTGTTCGGCGTGCTCGGGCGGGCGCTGGAGGAGGTGCAGACCGGTGTGCCGCCGGTGCCGGACAGCCCGGCGATGCGGTGCCTGGTGATGCTGGCCATCGGCGTGGTGGCGATCGTGGTGGACGGGCTGGCCGTCGGCGCGTCGGCGCCCGCGGCGTCCGGCCTGGTGCTGCTGTGCGTGTTCGCGGTGCCGGCGTCGCTGGCCGAGGAGATGCTGCCGGCGTGGACGTTCGTGTTCGGCGCGGCCGCGTTCGCGCTGCTGCTGGCCGTGGACGGGCAGCACCGGCACGAGGCGTGGCGGGGCAGGTTGCCGGGCGGCGGGCAGAACGGCTCCGGTCCGGCGGCGACCGCGGTGGGCGCGCTGGCCGTGGTGGTCGCGCTGGTGCTCGGCGGCAGCATGACGCTGGTCGGCACGGTCGGGCGGCTGCCCGGCACCGGTGACGAGATCGGCGGCGGTTCCGGCGCGCTGGGGCTGGACCCGATGACCGAGCTGCGCGGCATGCTGAACCAGGGTGCGACGCGGGAGATGTTCCGGGTGCGCGGGCTGCCCAGCTCGGCGTACCTGCGGGCGATGACGTTGCGCGAGTACGTGCCGAACGAGGGCTGGCAGCTCGGCGACAACCTGCCGGAGGGCGTGGCGGCGCTGGGCGCGCTGCCCGAGCAGCCGGGCGACCCCGGTGACGGCGAGGTGACCGAGGTCCAGGTCGAGCCGGTGAACTGGGTGGACAACTGGCTGCCGGTGTACGGCAGGCCGCGCGCGATCCAGGACGTGGACGAGAACTGGCGGTACGACCCCGGGCGCGGGATGGTCTACAGCGTCCGGGCGCGCAAGGCCGGGCAGTACCGGCTGGAGACGGTGCTGTCGACGCCGTCGGCGGACACGCTGCGCGGCGCGCGGGGCGACTACGACGTCGACCCGGTGTACCTGGAGGCGCCGGGCGTACCGCCGCGGGTGGCCGAGCTGGCGCGGTCGCTCGTGAACGGGTCCGGCAACCAGTTCGACCGGGCGACCGCGCTGTACCGGTACTTCACCGACGGCACGCAGGGCTTCAGCTACACCACGGAGACCGCGGAAGGCCAGGGCGTGGACGCGCTGGAGGACTTCCTGTTCAACGGCAAGCGCGGGTACTGCGAGCAGTACGCGTCGGCGATGGCGATCATGGCGCGGTCGGTCGGCATGCCCGCGCGGGTGGCGCTCGGCTTCACCGCCGGGTTCCCGACGGAGGACTTCCAGACGATCACCACGCAGGACGCGCACGCGTGGGTGGAGATCTACTTCCCCGGCTACGGCTGGATGACCTTCGACCCGACCCCGCTGTCGGACGGCCGGGGCGTGACCCCGCCGTACATCTCGGGCCTGGAGGCCGACGACGAGGAGGACGGCTCCAGCGCCACCGCGACCACGACGACCACCACCACGGCGGCGCCGGGTGCGTCGACGTCGGCGTCGGTGCTGCCGGACGCCCAGGCCGGCGACGGGACGGCGGACGGCGGGACGACGATCCCCGCGTGGCACCTGGTGCTGCTGGGGGTGGTGGCGGTGCTCGCGGCGCTGCTGACGTGGTTGGCGCTGGTGGGCGGCCGGGCCGGGTGGCTGATGCGCCTGCCCTGGCTGCGGCCCGCCGTGGCGGCCGCGGCGGTGGTGGCGTGGGCGGTGGTGCTGGCGCTGCTGGTGGCGCTGCTGTGGTGGCCCGCGGCGATCGCGCTGCTGGTGCTGCTGGCCGCGGCGGCGCCCGCCGGGCTGCGCGAGTGGCGGCGGCGGGTGCGGTTGCGGGCGGTGGCCGGGTTGGGGCCGGACGCCGCGGGGGCGGCCTGGCAGGAGCTGGTGGCCGAGTCGGTGGACCGCGGGACGCGGGTGCCGGGCACGGAGACCGTTCGGGTGGCCGCTCGGCGGTTGGTCAAGGCGCACAACCTGGACGAGCAGGGGCGGGACGGGTTGCGCGCGGTGGTCGGTGCGGTGGAGCGGGCCTGGTACAGCGCTCGGGCGGAGGCGGACCCTGCTCTGCC
This portion of the Saccharothrix syringae genome encodes:
- a CDS encoding transposase family protein, with translation MRYHSTTGLSPAQLRELTTRIRQVVPDPDLRRGRPPALSLHRCVLLTLVLLRHNLSQTLAADLFGVSQPTVSRIFRRFTPLIGQVLCLHTPRLPDLPARLTTVLVDGTLIPTGTRAHPDPHPTDAPRRGPHPNHNGKHRKQGLSIQVLTDRRGRLLAVLPPLPGRTHDSRAYRLSGLADLLATTVVIGDLGYQGTGVTTPRRKRPGHTRHTPTDQAWNTLLARHRWPVERAIAHLKNWKILATGYRARLAELPTIIRIVTNLEHYRLSR
- a CDS encoding peptidoglycan D,D-transpeptidase FtsI family protein codes for the protein MPGPSRGRPARRPLSVRGAAPKRRGNSRVRLAVGRLLLVGALLAAGVKLVQVQGFQAEALSAQAEQQRATPIDIPAERGSILDRNGNQLAFSVEARALYAVPRIMRSNWAKAMEDNPKIGSFEQRIADIAAFVEQTLGKEVGGQKTDRDTVFAKLSRDTTYVELVDNVEPAKAAVITDKYDDIGSEYRAVRVYPNGDLASNIIGAANWRKNEEPPATHGLMGLENSQDNLLAGKNGRRIVDTMQGNDDVVIPGPDRSRELAAATPGKSLELTLDVDTQYALQRMVTRYTQDTGARTGSAVVLDSRTGEVLAMANDKTFDPNDFGKATEEQMRNVAVSSVFEPGSVNKVVTAAAAIEDGIYQPDSVLQVDDRIKVADRLIKDATEHEVLDMTFTGVFAKSSNVGTLMTAQQVGPDRFSDMLRKFGLGKRTQSGLPGEEPGYVPPRNQWSGSTFGNLPIGQGLSMTLLQMTGMYQAIANDGVRIPPRVIRAEVSADGTRKETPRPESVQVVSPQTAKTVRDMFRAVVQKAPQQQSGTGWQAALPGYQVSGKTGTAQQVDPKCSCYSYSDHWITFAGIFPADNPRFVVGIMLDRPTKGGMTAAPLFHDIASYLAQRFQVPMSADQTPFTPLILTSN
- the rsmH gene encoding 16S rRNA (cytosine(1402)-N(4))-methyltransferase RsmH, translated to MVERARHVPVLLDRVLDLLAPALADRDALFVDCTLGLGGHSEAVLRAHPRVRLIGLDRDPQAIELSRRRLAPFGDRVTFVQTTYDGIAEAVGGARVDGILMDLGVSSLQLDAQERGFAYAKDAPLDMRMSAGTGPTAADVLNTYSADDLARILRDYGEERFARKIASAVVRERAREPFTTSGRLVELLYAVVPAATRRTGGHPAKRTFQALRIEVNEELESLRRALPAALSVLAVGGRIVVESYQSLEDRMVKRAFAALAASRTPQDLPVELPGHGPELRLVTRGAEQATEREVEENPRSAPVRLRAAERIREAT
- the mraZ gene encoding division/cell wall cluster transcriptional repressor MraZ, with the protein product MFLGTHHPRLDDKGRLTLPAKYRDALAGGLMVTKGQDHCLYVFPRAEFEQMARKVAEAPFTNEAVRAYQRYLFSGTDEQRPDGQGRVLIAPELRRYAGLTKECVVIGAINRLEIWDAQAWQRYMDEHEQRYAETREEVFPGLF
- a CDS encoding AAA family ATPase, translated to MTPSTQPAALPEHSYGGGGGPANHVNNVHAPGAAHPQQGQQVRTDEVLAELHAVVGRIAANVEKVIVGKPDVVRVALVTLLAEGHLLVEDVPGVGKTSLAKALARSIDCTVSRIQFTPDLLPSDITGVSIYNRQDNDFEFRPGPVFANIVVGDEINRASPKTQSALLECMEEHQVTVDGQTYPLGSPFMVIATQNPIEMEGTYALPEAQRDRFTARVSIGYPDPQAELAMVDEHAGHDPLAELRPVSDGEQVRKLVHAVRRVHLSPEVRRYAVELVGATRRLPELRLGASPRSTLQLVRAARAQAALAGRDFVVPDDVHAVAVPVLAHRLVLTAEASAARRSPADLVRNLVQRVPVPTAALDPAGQFLNHVNPNHR
- a CDS encoding DUF58 domain-containing protein translates to MRGALSGLTTRGRCLLAAGFAAGLCAIVLNERDLLRVAVFVVALPLLAAWLAQRARVGLHANRQLHPSRVQVGSAADVRVELRSAGRLPTGGLLLEDAVPYALGARPRFVVERLPRNTVTALRYQLKPVMRGVQQVGPLLARITDPFGLAEFDREMAGRSRLVVVPRVVPLNGLPGGSGMGSGDDGSIRLRAGQGEDDAVVRPYRHGDDLRKVHWRSTARRDELMVRVEERPWRGGTTVLLDHRLAAHRGGGPGASLEWAVSFAASVCLHLHRYGHQVRLVGDDGRVLAGGPGDSGYSDAVVLDALAALQPSHRREPAVGDPGAGQEVIAVLGGCTPAAVDALVRNRPRGMRSLAVVLDVAAWASSSEDPAPSADDARQLLATAGWGVVVARPNTPMGQVWQELCHSAGNRGPVVRTEVG
- a CDS encoding transglutaminase TgpA family protein; this translates as MTGRTAVRPGGNWVVSRTPAVAGLATLCAATALTSVISGVLWLVYLAVTVAVVGGAGVLLRATRRLPGPLVVAGQVFALLCLLVTIFTRSGVLVFLPGAQSLSDLFGVLGRALEEVQTGVPPVPDSPAMRCLVMLAIGVVAIVVDGLAVGASAPAASGLVLLCVFAVPASLAEEMLPAWTFVFGAAAFALLLAVDGQHRHEAWRGRLPGGGQNGSGPAATAVGALAVVVALVLGGSMTLVGTVGRLPGTGDEIGGGSGALGLDPMTELRGMLNQGATREMFRVRGLPSSAYLRAMTLREYVPNEGWQLGDNLPEGVAALGALPEQPGDPGDGEVTEVQVEPVNWVDNWLPVYGRPRAIQDVDENWRYDPGRGMVYSVRARKAGQYRLETVLSTPSADTLRGARGDYDVDPVYLEAPGVPPRVAELARSLVNGSGNQFDRATALYRYFTDGTQGFSYTTETAEGQGVDALEDFLFNGKRGYCEQYASAMAIMARSVGMPARVALGFTAGFPTEDFQTITTQDAHAWVEIYFPGYGWMTFDPTPLSDGRGVTPPYISGLEADDEEDGSSATATTTTTTTAAPGASTSASVLPDAQAGDGTADGGTTIPAWHLVLLGVVAVLAALLTWLALVGGRAGWLMRLPWLRPAVAAAAVVAWAVVLALLVALLWWPAAIALLVLLAAAAPAGLREWRRRVRLRAVAGLGPDAAGAAWQELVAESVDRGTRVPGTETVRVAARRLVKAHNLDEQGRDGLRAVVGAVERAWYSARAEADPALPRAVADVRASLSRNAPLALRAKVLPRSVLQPRAPGENDTNE